The Dermacentor albipictus isolate Rhodes 1998 colony chromosome 2, USDA_Dalb.pri_finalv2, whole genome shotgun sequence genome has a segment encoding these proteins:
- the LOC135904640 gene encoding uncharacterized protein, which translates to MATHEAICGFRQVRCLFQTCGYVNSINDLPSHLALRHAASVMEVHEGTADVVLQDPTTKEHTTRVLLLLHMDHVFGVVYQRTGQFHSEGTLNIFSLTASADIYEYQIIIRRPAGTNCWSSRAAAPDAGEETAIGFTESFIHSMTLHGCLRLEIKLMKSVL; encoded by the exons gCAAGTCCGCTGCCTATTCCAAACCTGTGGTTATGTGAACTCGATCAATGACCTGCCTAGTCATCTGGCCTTGCGGcacgccgcatcggtgatggaagTGCACG AGGGGACAGCGGATGTGGTGCTTCAAGACCCCACCACGAAAGAGCACACAACCCGAGTGCTTCTGCTGCTGCATATGGACCACGTCTTCGGAGTGGTTTACCAGCGCACCGGCCAGTTTCACTCGGAGGGCACATTGAACATCTTTAGCCTTACGGCCAGTGCGGACATTTACGAATATCAGATCATTATTCGACGTCCAGCGGGCACAAACTGCTGGTCCTCCAGGGCTGCTGCTCCCGATGCAGGCGAAGAGACCGCAATTGGCTTCACGGAGTCATTTATCCATAGTATGACTCTTCATGGCTGCCTCCGCTTGGAAATAAAATTAATGAAATCAGTTCTGTAA